In one window of Kosmotoga pacifica DNA:
- a CDS encoding Rid family detoxifying hydrolase — MLRAVNTEKAPGAIGPYSQGMIAGEFLFVSGQLPLNPDTGELMVDPEKAFKRAIENFLEIVKAAGGTPESVIKVNVYIKDLEYFSTFNEIYAHYFKNHKPARAVIEVARLPKDAIVEIEGIAYIK, encoded by the coding sequence GTGTTGAGGGCAGTAAATACCGAGAAGGCACCCGGAGCTATTGGTCCATACTCCCAGGGCATGATAGCAGGCGAATTCCTATTTGTCTCCGGACAACTTCCCCTCAACCCGGATACCGGGGAATTGATGGTTGATCCCGAAAAAGCTTTCAAGAGGGCTATCGAAAACTTTCTTGAGATTGTCAAAGCCGCTGGTGGTACCCCTGAAAGCGTTATAAAAGTGAATGTTTATATCAAAGACCTGGAATATTTTTCAACCTTCAATGAAATTTACGCGCATTATTTCAAAAACCATAAACCAGCAAGGGCAGTGATAGAGGTAGCTAGATTACCCAAGGATGCCATTGTTGAAATTGAGGGGATTGCATACATTAAGTGA